The following are encoded in a window of Actinomycetota bacterium genomic DNA:
- a CDS encoding TIGR00730 family Rossman fold protein, with protein MPGPAVIGSVCVYCGSSAGTDVRYREAARGLGGLLAAAGVRLVYGGGAVGLMGELADAVLGAGGEVVGVLPRGLFSREVAHGGLTELHEVATMHERKQLMFELSDAFVALPGGLGTLEELAEITTWAQLGIHRRPIAVVDVAGYWQPLRRLFERATHDGFLVPTSRDLVVWVDGVDQVLEALGSYRPPPAEGTLTPGEV; from the coding sequence GTGCCGGGCCCGGCCGTGATCGGTTCGGTGTGCGTGTACTGCGGCTCGTCGGCCGGGACTGACGTCCGCTACCGGGAGGCGGCCCGCGGGCTGGGAGGGCTCCTGGCGGCCGCGGGGGTCAGGCTCGTCTACGGGGGCGGGGCCGTGGGCCTCATGGGCGAGCTGGCCGACGCCGTTCTGGGCGCGGGCGGGGAGGTCGTCGGTGTTCTCCCTCGGGGCCTTTTCAGCCGGGAGGTGGCCCACGGCGGCCTGACCGAGCTGCACGAGGTGGCAACGATGCACGAGCGCAAGCAGCTCATGTTCGAGCTCTCGGACGCCTTCGTAGCCCTCCCCGGGGGCCTGGGCACCCTCGAAGAACTGGCCGAGATCACCACCTGGGCCCAGCTCGGTATCCACCGCCGGCCCATAGCCGTCGTCGACGTCGCCGGTTACTGGCAGCCGCTGCGGCGCCTCTTCGAACGGGCTACCCACGACGGCTTCTTGGTCCCCACCAGCCGCGACCTGGTGGTGTGGGTGGACGGGGTCGACCAGGTCCTCGAGGCCCTGGGTTCCTACCGGCCGCCTCCCGCCGAAGGCACCCTGACGCCCGGCGAGGTCTGA
- a CDS encoding RuBisCO large subunit C-terminal-like domain-containing protein, with translation MTVRATLEIHPHGAAEALAVELSTGAPGRWPGVGAEVVSEADGVAVIDIPDGNWGADPALLVSALVAGEATESSAFNRCRLVGLDVPPGALPGPAFGSRPEVVVGAIVKPSLGLRPAQVAQVVAAACEGGATVVKDDEKLASPPWCPLEERVEAVASVLPAGVTYLANVTGPAADLLGRARRAVELGATGLLVNVAQGLASVLALRQEDLGVPLFVHRAGSGPWCRNPDFGTTGAVLVKLLRLCGADYVIAGAFGGKLFDSEAEVSDNLRAATAPLGPAAPSWAVLGGGLGPAGVGEQVRRATAVVGGHGLVLLLGSQAYGGAGGLGAAVGAAVAAVAGTPLAVPGRRR, from the coding sequence GTGACGGTGCGGGCCACTTTGGAGATCCACCCCCACGGCGCGGCGGAGGCCCTGGCCGTGGAGTTGTCGACGGGCGCCCCCGGGCGCTGGCCCGGCGTGGGGGCCGAGGTCGTCTCGGAGGCCGACGGCGTCGCCGTGATCGACATCCCCGACGGGAACTGGGGTGCCGACCCGGCCCTGCTCGTGTCCGCCCTGGTAGCCGGCGAGGCCACCGAGTCGTCGGCTTTCAACCGGTGCCGGCTCGTGGGGCTCGACGTCCCCCCCGGTGCCCTGCCCGGGCCGGCTTTCGGGTCCCGGCCCGAGGTCGTGGTGGGGGCGATCGTGAAGCCGTCGCTCGGGCTGCGGCCCGCGCAGGTGGCCCAGGTGGTGGCCGCCGCCTGCGAAGGCGGGGCCACGGTCGTCAAGGACGACGAGAAGCTGGCCAGCCCGCCGTGGTGCCCGCTCGAGGAGCGGGTCGAGGCCGTGGCCTCGGTGCTCCCTGCGGGGGTCACCTACCTGGCCAACGTGACCGGGCCGGCGGCCGACCTGCTCGGCCGCGCCCGCCGGGCCGTCGAGCTGGGGGCCACCGGCCTGCTCGTCAACGTCGCCCAGGGGCTCGCCAGCGTCCTCGCCCTGCGCCAGGAGGACCTGGGCGTACCCCTGTTCGTGCACCGGGCGGGCTCGGGGCCGTGGTGCCGCAACCCCGACTTCGGCACGACCGGGGCTGTCCTGGTGAAGCTGCTGCGCCTGTGCGGGGCCGACTATGTGATCGCCGGGGCCTTCGGGGGCAAGCTGTTCGACTCCGAGGCCGAGGTGTCGGACAACCTGCGGGCGGCCACCGCGCCGTTGGGCCCGGCCGCGCCGTCGTGGGCCGTCCTCGGCGGTGGGCTGGGGCCGGCCGGGGTGGGCGAGCAGGTCCGTCGGGCCACGGCCGTCGTCGGTGGGCACGGCTTGGTGCTGCTGCTCGGGTCCCAGGCCTATGGCGGGGCGGGCGGGTTGGGGGCGGCCGTCGGGGCCGCGGTCGCAGCGGTGGCCGGGACCCCTCTGGCCGTCCCCGGACGGCGCCGGTGA